One genomic window of Manihot esculenta cultivar AM560-2 chromosome 16, M.esculenta_v8, whole genome shotgun sequence includes the following:
- the LOC110604157 gene encoding syntaxin-32, with product MSVASGKSSYRDRTQEFFSVAERLKKSFSSANNAASSSSTSNSAKPDATRSAVSIQSEFNKRASKIGFGIHQTSQKLAKLAKLAKRTSMFDDPTTEIQELTAVIKQDITALNAAVVDLQFLCNSQNESGNISSDTSTHSTTVVDNLKNRLMSATKEFKEVLTMRTENLKVHENRRQLFSSTASKDSTNPFVRQRPLASRSAANASPASPPPWANGSASSSQLFPSKQTDVESQPLLQQQQQQQQRQQQQQMVPLQDSYMQSRAEALHNVESTIHELSNIFTQLATMVSQQGELAIRIDENMDETLSNVEGAQGQLVRYLNSISSNRWLMIKIFFVLIVFLMIFLFFVA from the exons ATGTCGGTGGCGTCGGGGAAATCGTCGTATCGGGATCGGACGCAAGAGTTTTTTAGTGTAGCGGAGAGGCTAAAGAAATCATTCTCGTCGGCGAACAATGCAGCGTCATCTAGCAGTACTAGCAACAGTGCGAAGCCTGACGCCACGCGATCTGCAGTGTCGATTCAATCGGAGTTCAATAAACGAGCGTCTAAGATAGGGTTTGGGATCCACCAGACTTCGCAGAAGCTAGCGAAACTTGCGAAAT TGGCAAAGAGAACATCCATGTTTGATGATCCAACTACGGAGATCCAAGAGCTTACAGCAGTTATAAAGCAAGATATTACTGCCCTTAATGCTGCTGTTGTAGACCTCCAATTCCTTTGCAATTCCCAGAATGAAAGTGGAAACATCTCAAGTGATACCTCAACTCATTCAACAACTGTTGTTGATAACTTGAAGAACCGGCTGATGAGTGCCACAAAGGAGTTCAAAGAAGTCCTTACGATGCGGACAGAG AATCTAAAGGTCCATGAGAACAGAAGGCAATTGTTTTCTTCAACTGCTTCAAAAGATTCAACAAATCCCTTTGTCCGACAGCGTCCTCTAGCTTCCAGATCTGCTGCTAATGCATCGCCAGCTTCTCCTCCTCCATGGGCCAATGGTTCAGCATCTTCATCTCAATTATTTCCCAG CAAGCAGACAGATGTTGAGTCACAGCCCCTtctgcagcagcagcagcaacagcAGCAGCGTCAACAGCAACAGCAGATGGTTCCACTACAAGACAGTTACATGCAGAGTAGAGCTGAGGCTCTACACAATGTGGAGTCAACAATTCATGAGCTGAGCAACATCTTTACACAACTAGCAACCATGGTTTCACAACAAGGAGAGCTTGCAATCAG GATTGATGAGAACATGGACGAGACACTGTCAAATGTAGAAGGTGCACAGGGACAACTGGTCAGGTATCTCAACAGTATTTCATCCAACCGATGGCTGATGATCAAGATATTCTTTGTATTGATTGTATTCctcatgattttcttattttttgtgGCTTGA